The following nucleotide sequence is from Streptomyces xiamenensis.
TTCACGTCGCCGGAGCCGTGCATCGACTTCGGGTCGAGGTTGCCCTCGAACTCGCGGAAGATCTGCGCGTAGGACTTGCCGACGACGTTGGCCAGCACGTTGAGCCGGCCGCGGTGGGCCATGCCGATGACGGCCTCGTCCAGGGACGCGGCGGCGGCCTCGTCCAGCACGGAGTCGAGCAGCGGGATGACGGTCTCGCCGCCCTCCAGCGAGAACCGCTTCTGGCCCACGTACTTGGTCTGCAGGAACGTCTCGAACGCCTCGGAGGCGTTCAGCCGGCGCAGGATGCGCAGCTGCTCCTCGCGCTCGGGCGGGGTGTGCCCGCGCTCGACGCGGTCCTGGATCCACTTGCGTTCCTTGGGATCCTGGATGTGCATGTACTCGATGCCGGTGGTGCGGCAGTACGAGTCGCGCAGCACGCCGAGGATGTCGCGCAGCGTCATCATCGACTTGCCGTTGAAGCCGCCGACCGCGAACTCACGTTCCAGGTCCCACAGGGTGAGGCCGTGCTCGGTGATGTCCAGGTCGGGGTGCTTGCGCTGCTTGTACTCCAGCGGGTCGGTGTCGGCCATGAGGTGGCCGCGCACCCGGTAGGAGTGGATCAGGTCGAACACCCGGGCGGCCTTGGTGACTTCGTCGTCGTGGTTGACGTCGATGTCCTGGTGCCAGCGGACCGGCTCGTAGGGGATCCGCAGCGCCTCGAAGATGTCGTCGTAGAAGTTGTGCTGACCGAGCAGCAACTGCGAGATCTGGCGCAGGAACTCACCGGAGGCGGCACCCTGGATGACCCGGTGGTCGTAGGTGCTCGTGAGGGTCATCACCTTGGAGATGCCCAGGCGGTTGAGCGTGGCCTGCGAGGAACCCTGGAACTCCGCCGGGTACTCCATCGCGCCGACGCCCAGGATGACGCCCTGTCCGGGCATCAGGCGCGGCACCGAGTGAACGGTGCCGATGCCGCCGGGGTTGGTCAGGGAGGCGGTGACGCCGGAGAAGTCCTCCATCGTCAGCTTGCCGGAGCGGGCGCGGCGCACGATGTCCTCGTACGCCTGCCAGAACTCGAAGAAGGTGAGCGTCTCCGCCTTCTTGATGCCGGCCACCACCAGTTGCCGGTCACCGTTGGGCTTGACCAGGTCGATGGCCAGGCCCAGGCTGACGTGCTCCGGCTTGACGAGGGTCGGCTTGCCGTCCTTCTCCGCGTAGGAGTAATTCATGGACGGCATCGACTTCAGCGCCTGCACCATGGCGTAGCCGATGAGGTGCGTGAAGGACACCTTCCCGCCGCGCGCGCGCTTCAGGTGGTTGTTGATGACGATGCGGTTGTCGAACAGCAGCTTCACCGGGACGGCACGGACCGACGTGGCGGTCGGCAGGTCGCGGGAGGCGTTCATGTTCTTCGCGACCGCGGCGGCCGGACCGCGCAGCGTGATCAGCTCGGGGCCCTCGGACACCTCCTTGGCCGGGGCCTTGGCCGGTGCCTTCGCCGGAGCCGCGGCGGCCGGCTCGGCGGCGGGTGCCGCCGGGGCCGGAGCAGCGGCCGGTGCCGGTGCGGCCGGAGCCGCGGGCGCCGCGGGAGCCTGACCCGCGGTCGTCGGCGGGGCCTTGGCGGGGGCGGGCGAGCCGTCCCCGGTCTCCTTGGCCTGGCCCGGCTTGTAGTCGGCGAAGAAGTCCCACCAGGCCCGGTCTACTGAGTTCGGGTCCTGGAGGTACTGCTGATAGATCTCGTCGACGAGCCATTCGTTGGCACCGAAGCCGGCGGCAGGGCTCTTCTGAGATCCGGCTTGTTCGGTCTCGACACCCGAGGTGTCCGTGGACTGTGGCGACACGGCGGCAACCGCCCTCTTCCGCTTCGCAAGGTAATGGACAGCGGGAATCAAGGCTACGCCTGAAAGGGCCTCCTCCGCAGTCCTGTGGGGCCAGCAGTCGCGTACGTCACATTCCCGGTCGGGTTTCGGCACTCGATTGTGCGGGAATCGAACCAAGTTCGGCACGATCCGGGAACGACAAAGTGACGGCTGCCGCCGCGGCGCGACTCCGTTCTCCGACGTTTTCCGACCGGAGCCGCCCCACCCCACCCGACCTGCGGTCGATGGGTGTCCGGGCCGCTCCGCCCAGGGCGAGCCTACGTCAACCCTTTACCTGGCTATTACCCGGGAGAGTGAGCCGGATGCGGCAGCCGCGTATGGACTCGGCCACACCGATCGTGCCGCCGTGCAGATCCACCGCCCAGCGCGCGATAGCCAGCCCCAGACCCGTACCGCCGTCACGCTGAGTGACGCCGTTGGTGCCGCGGCCGAACCGTTCGAAGACCAGATCGCGCTGCGCCGGCGGGATGCCGGGACCCTCGTCCAGCACCTCCAGCACCAGGCCGCCCGGCTGCTGTCCCGGCCCGGCCAGCACGGTGACCGTGCCGTCGCGCGGGCTGTGCTTGATCGCGTTGTCCACCAGGTTGGTGACCACCTGATCCAGCCGCTCGGGGTCGGCGTGCGCCCGCAGCCCGGCCGCCACCTCCAGCCGCAGCCGCACATCCGTGCGGGAGTGGCCGCGGCCCATCGCCATGTGCGCGCCGTCCATCACCGCGTTCAGATACGGCTCCACCTGGAAGGAGCGCGCCGCCAGCGGCACCACCCCGTTCTCCAGCCGGGACAGGTCCAGCAACTGCTCCACCAGCCGGCCGAGCCGCTCGGTCTGCCGCAGCGCGGTGGCCATGGTCTGCGGATCGGCCTCCGAGACGCCGTCCACCACGTTCTCCAGCACGGCGCGCAGCCCCGCGATCGGGGTGCGCAGCTCGTGCGAGACGTTGGCGACCAGCTCCTTGCGGTGCCGGTCCACGGCCTGGAGGTCGGCGGCCATCCGGTTGAAGGCGTCCGCGAGGTCACCCAGCTCGTCGCGGCGCGCCACGTGCACCCGCCGCCCGTAGTCGCCGCGCGCCATCGCCCGCGAGGCGGCCGTCATCTCCAGCAGCGGCGCGGCCAGCGAGTGCGCCACGAACTGGGTGACCAGCAGTGAGGCGATGATCGCGATGATCGCGATGACCTGGAGCTCGATGTCCGAGCGGTAGGCCATCAGGATGAGCACGGTGGTGATGCCGACCGAGACGATCACCAGCCAGCCCAGGGCGGCCTTGACCGAGCGGTACGGGTCCAGCGGTCGCAGCAGCGACCAGGCCCGGCGGGTCAGCGGTGTCCCGGGCGCGGAGGCCGGGTCGGGCACCGGCTCAGCCCTCGACGGGCGCCTGCCGGGCGACCGTGGGTTCCGCGGCGAATCCGGGGGGAGTCTCCAGGGCGTACCCGACACCGTGGACGGTACGGATCCGCTCGGCTCCGATCTTTCTGCGGAGTGCCTTGACATGGCTGTCCACCGTACGGGTGCCGGAGGCGTCCGCCCAGTCCCAGACCTCGGCGAGCAGCTGTTCGCGGGTGAGCACCGCCCGGGGGAGCGGGCCAGACACATGAGCAGGTCGAACTCGGTGGGCGTGAGGTGCACGTCCTTGCCCGCCGCGCGGACCCGGCGCTGCGTGCGGTCGATCTCCAGATCGCCGAGCCGCACGCTGCCGGGGCGCGGGGTGGTGGCGGCCACCGTGGCCCGCTCCACGCGGCGCAGCAGGACATGGGTGCGGGCGACCAGTTCGCGCATGGAGAACGGCTTGGTCATGTAGTCGTCGGCGCCGACGCCCAGACCGACCAGCATGTCGGTCTCGTCGTCCCGCGCGGTGAGCATCAGCACCGGCACCGGGCGCTGGGACTGCACCCGGCGGCAGACCTCCAGGCCGTCGAAGCCGGGCAGCATGACGTCCAGGACCAGCAGGTCGGGATGCCAGGAGGCGGCGGTCTCGACGGCGGCGGGGCCGTCGGCGGCGGTCTGCACCAGGAAGCCCTCGGCGCGCAGCCGGGCGGCGATCGCCTCCACGATCGTCGGATCGTCCTCGACCACCAGGACCCGGCGCTGGGCGCCGGGGGTGCTGGCGGTGGCGGCGGTGTGGCCGGCGGCGCGCTCGTGGGTCTGCTCGTCCTGCTCGGGGGTGCCGCCCTCGTGTGCCGGCTCACCGGTCGTCGTCCGGTCGGCCGTACGGGTGTGTGTCTGGGTCATCTTCCGCCCCCGGAAAGGTCCGTTGCCGGCCGGCTGGTGCCGGCGCTCATATGGGTGTCACTGTCTTCAGGTGAAACGCTGGGTAGTACGTGCAGCGTAGAGCCCGGACCTGACATGCGGCTACGCGGATGGGCTGGCGTAATGATGGCTGGCGAGAAAGAGCACGTCGGGGACGCCTCGGGCAACCGCCACCTCTTCGGTCCTTACCGCCGTGAATCCGGCATCACGCAGGTGCCGCTCAAAAGCGGGCGAGGGCTGGGCGGACCAGATGACCAGCACGCCGCCGGGGGTGAGGGCGGCGCGGCAGGCGGCGAGCCCGGCGGCGGAATAGAGGCCCGCGTTGTCCTCGGTGACCGTCCAGTCCGGCCCGTTGTCGATGTCCAGGCACAGCGCGTCGTAGCGGCCGGGGGTCGCGCGCAGGTGGTCCAGCAGGTCGGTGTGGGCGAGTTCGGTACGGGGGTTGGCGAGCGCGGTCGCGGTGAGCGGGCGCAGCGGTCCCTCGCGGTGCCAGTCGATGACGGCGGCCTCGCGTTCGACGACGGTGATCGAGCCCCAGCGGGGTGAGCGGGCGGCCTCGTCGAGGGAGAAGCCGACGCCGAGTCCGCCGATCAGCAGGGCGGGCGCGGGGGTGCGGGTGGTGTCCAGGGCGGCGAGCGCGGCGCGGATCAGCAGGCGTTCGGAGCGGCCGTCCGAGGTGTCCATCAAGAAGGTGCCGTTGGCGATGATCTGGAGCAGCTCGCCGTGCCGCCGCAGCACCACCTCGCCGTACGGGCCCACCCGGCGGTCCAGTACCCGGGGCCGGTCGTCGTGGCTGTCGTGGCGGTGATCAGTCATGAGCCCCATCCTTGCGCAGCGGTCCGCGCGGCGGGGTGGCCCGTTGGAGGGGCGGGGCCGTCCTCGGGTGCGGACGGTGCGGGCCGTGCGGGGAGGAAGGGGCGTGGCCAAGGGAGATGCCGGGGGAGAGGCCGGATCCTCAGGGCAGGGCGAGAATCGCCGAGGCGTCGTCGTGGGCCTTGCCCCGCGGGTGGGCGGTTCCGGCGGGATCGGCCCGCTCGGCCGCCCGCACCTGACCGATCAGTGCCCGTGGTCCGTACCTTTCCAGTGTGTCGAACAGGGCGGTCCAGTCGCCCAGTCCGAAGATCTCCGTCCACCGGCTCGCGCCGTCGGTGAGCGCCGCCAGCGCGCGCACCTCCGAGCGGGGCAGCTCCCCGGTCACCGCCAGAGGTGCCACCTGCGGATCGGCCGCGGCCGTGAAGAAACCGCCCGGCGCGTTGCGCAGCCCCTCGATCCGGGCCGCCCGCCGTCCGGCGGGCGCCTCGCGCGCGGCGCGCAGCACCTGGTCGAGCCGGTCGTCCAGCACCGGTCGCACCACGCCGTCCTGACCCCTGATCAGCAGCGGGGAGTCGCACAGCACCAGGTATTCCACGGTGCGCGCCGACCAGCGCGCGCAGGCCACCGTGGCCTGCGGGGTGCGTGGGTGAGATAGTTCACACGTGCGGTGGTGAAGGGCGGCGGTACGGGTGATGGCCCGGGCCAGACACTCGGAAAGCGGGACATCCGCCAGCGAACCGGACAGCTCGACCAATGCCCCGCCGAGCCGCGAGACAAACCACGGCACCCCGTGCGCGCAGCCGTCGTCACCCGGGGGAGGGGTCACCCCGTCCAGCAGTACCAGCGTTCCCCCGTGCCCGGAGGCGGGCTGGGCCGTTCCGCAGAAGTCCTCATTGGGGCGGCCGGAATCACCCGGTTCGGATGCTGACTGAATGTACATGGCAATAGCCGTCCGTGGTCCGGGATTTGTCGGCCCATCTGGTGCAATGAACCATTAAGTACCCTGGCTCCAGCAGATCTTGTCAGGACCCCCGGCGGAATTCCAGTCGAATCGTGCGTTGCCCTGATGGGGCCTTATCCTCAGCTTGTCCACCAACCCCGGGTGTTGTTCACTCCTTCGGGTGGCCGGTTCAGGGACGCCGCCTTACCGCCCCGTCAGCGCTGGCAAGGTCGTGCTGACCCCACGCGGGCCGGCGTACCCCCCGACACGCTGGACCACCCAGCCGGCCGCTCGCCGGACGCCAGGATGAGAATGCGAGCACAGGTGCGGAACACGACACTGCGCGATCCCGCCGATCCGGCATCCCCCCGCGGCAATCGCCGACGGCGCGGCAGCCGTGTCCGCAGCAGGCTGCTCATAGGGGTCTTCCTCAGCGGAATCGCCGTGCTCGGAGCCGGTGCCCCCACCGTCATCTCGGCCGGCACCGACTACAAGGACGCCCAGCGGCTGGCCGAGGAGACCGACGTCGCCGAACGCGCCCTCGCCCTCGCCCACACCCTGGCCGACGAGCGCGACACCCTCACCGCGGCGGTGGCCGCCGCCGCCGTCAGCGGCAGCCGGCAGCCCCTGGACGCGGCCCTCACCCCGGAGAACCGGGCCCGCGCCGACCGCAAGATCACCGAGCTGCGCGCCGCACTCCCCACCGGCGCCCGCGACGCGCTCACCGACCTCACCGTGCTGCGCGAGGCGGCGGAGGCCGGTGACGCCACCCCGCTGGACATCAACGCCGGCTACACCGTGATGATCGCCGCCCTGGAGGACCTCACCCGGGACACGGCCCGCGCCACCCCGCCCGACGCCGCCGACCCCACCGCCGACGCGCTCTCCGACCTGATCCGGGCCGTCGACTCCTCCGCCGCCACCCGCGGTCTGCTGCTCGCCGCTCTGGTCGAGGAGGGCGAACAGGCCGAACTGGCCCGCCTCATCCACACCGCCCGGGCCCGCGAGGAGGCCGCCCTCGCCGACTTCACCGCGCTGGCCGGGCCCAGCGCCCGTGACGCCTACGCCGAGACCGTCGCCGGCGACGAGATCGCCGCCGCCGAGGAGTACCTCGCCGTCCTGGCGGCCGGCAGCGGCTTCACCGCCACCGACCGCGCCCTGGACCGCGTCGAGATCCACGACACCCTCGCCGCCCGCACCGACGCCCAGCGCACCGTGCTCGCCGACCTCAGCGCCGAACACACCGCCCGGCTCGCCAAAGCCCGCGACAGCGAGCTGATGGCACTGCAGATCAAGTCCGGTGTGGTGCTGGTCGCCTTCACCCTGGTCCTGGCCGTCTCCGTGCAGACCGCGCGCTCGCTCACCCGCCCGCTGGCCGCCGTACGCCTGGGCAGCAGCCGGGTCGCCGCCGACCCCACCACCCAGGAACCGGTCAAGTACACCGGGCGCAACGACGAGTTCGCCGAGGTCGTCGCCGCCGTCAACGCGCTGCACTCCCGCGCCCTGGACCTGCACCAGCGCGCCCTGGAGGCGTCCCGCGACAGCGGCGGACTGCGCGCCGAACGCGACCGGCTCCTCGCCGAACAGCAGGAGCTCGGCGCCCAGCTGCACCAGCTGCACGGCGCCGTGCACGGCATGTTCGCCGACCACGCCGAACGCATCCTCATCCTCGTCAGCGAACAGCTCTCGGTCCTGGAGGGCCTGGAGGAGCACGAGACGGACCCCGACCAGCTGGCCGTCCTGTTCTCCCTGGACCACCTGGCCGCCCGGGTCAGGCGGCACGGCGAGAACCTGCTGCTGCTGGCCGGCGCCGAGCCCGCCGTCATGCCGACCGAGCCGATGCCGCTGATCGACGTCCTGCGGGCGGCGGTCAGCGAGATAGAGCGGTACGAGGTGGTCGAGACCACCCCGCCCCCGGCCGTCCGCATCCTGGGCGTCGCCGCCCGCGACCTCAGCCACCTGCTGGCCGAACTGCTCGACAACGCCACCGCCTTCTCACC
It contains:
- a CDS encoding sensor histidine kinase, whose protein sequence is MPDPASAPGTPLTRRAWSLLRPLDPYRSVKAALGWLVIVSVGITTVLILMAYRSDIELQVIAIIAIIASLLVTQFVAHSLAAPLLEMTAASRAMARGDYGRRVHVARRDELGDLADAFNRMAADLQAVDRHRKELVANVSHELRTPIAGLRAVLENVVDGVSEADPQTMATALRQTERLGRLVEQLLDLSRLENGVVPLAARSFQVEPYLNAVMDGAHMAMGRGHSRTDVRLRLEVAAGLRAHADPERLDQVVTNLVDNAIKHSPRDGTVTVLAGPGQQPGGLVLEVLDEGPGIPPAQRDLVFERFGRGTNGVTQRDGGTGLGLAIARWAVDLHGGTIGVAESIRGCRIRLTLPGNSQVKG
- a CDS encoding spermine/spermidine synthase domain-containing protein; protein product: MTDHRHDSHDDRPRVLDRRVGPYGEVVLRRHGELLQIIANGTFLMDTSDGRSERLLIRAALAALDTTRTPAPALLIGGLGVGFSLDEAARSPRWGSITVVEREAAVIDWHREGPLRPLTATALANPRTELAHTDLLDHLRATPGRYDALCLDIDNGPDWTVTEDNAGLYSAAGLAACRAALTPGGVLVIWSAQPSPAFERHLRDAGFTAVRTEEVAVARGVPDVLFLASHHYASPSA
- a CDS encoding protein phosphatase 2C domain-containing protein, translated to MYIQSASEPGDSGRPNEDFCGTAQPASGHGGTLVLLDGVTPPPGDDGCAHGVPWFVSRLGGALVELSGSLADVPLSECLARAITRTAALHHRTCELSHPRTPQATVACARWSARTVEYLVLCDSPLLIRGQDGVVRPVLDDRLDQVLRAAREAPAGRRAARIEGLRNAPGGFFTAAADPQVAPLAVTGELPRSEVRALAALTDGASRWTEIFGLGDWTALFDTLERYGPRALIGQVRAAERADPAGTAHPRGKAHDDASAILALP
- a CDS encoding sensor histidine kinase, with translation MRMRAQVRNTTLRDPADPASPRGNRRRRGSRVRSRLLIGVFLSGIAVLGAGAPTVISAGTDYKDAQRLAEETDVAERALALAHTLADERDTLTAAVAAAAVSGSRQPLDAALTPENRARADRKITELRAALPTGARDALTDLTVLREAAEAGDATPLDINAGYTVMIAALEDLTRDTARATPPDAADPTADALSDLIRAVDSSAATRGLLLAALVEEGEQAELARLIHTARAREEAALADFTALAGPSARDAYAETVAGDEIAAAEEYLAVLAAGSGFTATDRALDRVEIHDTLAARTDAQRTVLADLSAEHTARLAKARDSELMALQIKSGVVLVAFTLVLAVSVQTARSLTRPLAAVRLGSSRVAADPTTQEPVKYTGRNDEFAEVVAAVNALHSRALDLHQRALEASRDSGGLRAERDRLLAEQQELGAQLHQLHGAVHGMFADHAERILILVSEQLSVLEGLEEHETDPDQLAVLFSLDHLAARVRRHGENLLLLAGAEPAVMPTEPMPLIDVLRAAVSEIERYEVVETTPPPAVRILGVAARDLSHLLAELLDNATAFSPSGARVRLTGWCPGAGQVLTLHVEDEGPGLSEQRIAELNARLGDSTTPPAGADLGPGIGMGLYTVARLAARHGLGCWLHARPGGGTVAEVIVPAALVESTPTGYAPVDGTGATPAVAGTQAIPTVAPADPSTAPAAPADPVAPVPAQRDASAVAPAPPTHPSHQEHTRAPDSAAPGAASWTPEKTENGLPVRTRGVTPVGSLPASETPDLTPSRGTDAEELRRRLGGFQRGARAGHRDAAAEEDGPA